A window of Flavobacterium flavigenum contains these coding sequences:
- a CDS encoding DUF1016 N-terminal domain-containing protein: MSSDLQNKFIFQQVFELLQNARQQVLRTVNSTMVYSYFEIGKIIVEDEQNGKDRAEYGKKLLKGLSEQLIQEFGKVFSVENLDRMRKFYKIYSN; this comes from the coding sequence TTGTCAAGCGATCTTCAAAATAAATTTATATTTCAGCAAGTATTTGAGCTATTGCAAAATGCCCGACAACAGGTTTTGCGCACTGTAAACTCAACAATGGTTTATAGTTATTTTGAAATAGGAAAAATTATTGTTGAAGATGAACAAAATGGAAAAGATAGGGCTGAATACGGTAAAAAGCTTTTAAAAGGTTTATCTGAGCAGCTTATACAAGAATTCGGTAAAGTATTTTCTGTAGAAAATCTTGACCGAATGAGAAAATTTTATAAGATATATTCAAATTAG
- a CDS encoding DNA topoisomerase IV subunit B, producing the protein MLEQNQYNEDNIRSLDWKEHIRMRPGMYIGKLGDGSSPDDGIYILLKEVLDNCIDEFVMGAGKTIEVSIKDKTVSVRDYGRGIPLGKVVDVVSKMNTGGKYDSKAFQKSVGLNGVGTKAVNALSNYFRVESVRDDKQKAAEFSAGNLVQEEDVIDTTKRKGTKVTFTPDESIFKNYKFRLEYVIKMVKNYCYLNNGLTIIFNGEKYISENGLRDLLEETISEEDLEYPIIHLKDHDIEVALTHSKTQYSEEYHSFVNGQNTTQGGTHLAAYREAVVKTIREFYNKNFEASDVRKSIVSAISIKVMEPVFESQTKTKLGSTDMGSDDGTPPVSVRTFVNDFIKTKLDNYLHKNPQTAEALLRKILQAERERKELSGIRKLATDRAKKANLHNKKLRDCRAHLPDTKNPRNLESTLFITEGDSASGSITKSRDVNTQAVFSLRGKPLNSYGMSKKIVYENEEFNLLQAALDIEDGLEKLRYNNIVIATDADVDGMHIRLLLITFFLQFFPELIKEGHLYILQTPLFRVRNKKETIYCYSEEERKEAIEKLKPKPEITRFKGLGEISPDEFKNFIGDTIRLDPVMMDKNTSIEQLLSFYMGKNTPDRQDFIIKNLKVEIDELEDATI; encoded by the coding sequence ATGCTAGAGCAAAATCAATACAACGAAGATAATATTCGTTCACTCGATTGGAAGGAACATATTCGTATGCGTCCGGGTATGTACATCGGGAAATTAGGGGACGGATCATCGCCTGATGATGGTATTTATATTCTTTTAAAAGAGGTTTTAGACAACTGTATCGATGAATTCGTTATGGGTGCGGGAAAAACTATCGAGGTAAGCATTAAAGACAAAACAGTCTCTGTTCGTGATTACGGACGTGGAATTCCATTGGGTAAAGTGGTCGATGTAGTTTCGAAAATGAATACCGGAGGAAAGTATGATTCTAAAGCTTTCCAGAAATCGGTTGGTCTGAATGGTGTCGGAACAAAAGCGGTAAATGCGCTTTCTAATTATTTCCGTGTAGAATCGGTTCGTGATGACAAACAAAAAGCAGCTGAATTCTCTGCAGGAAATCTGGTTCAGGAAGAAGATGTTATTGACACAACCAAACGTAAAGGAACAAAAGTAACTTTTACACCAGATGAATCGATCTTTAAAAACTATAAATTTCGTTTAGAATACGTGATTAAGATGGTTAAAAACTATTGTTACTTAAACAATGGTTTGACGATTATTTTTAATGGCGAAAAATATATTTCTGAAAACGGTCTTCGTGATTTATTAGAAGAAACCATCAGCGAAGAGGATTTAGAATATCCGATCATTCATTTGAAAGATCATGATATTGAAGTCGCTTTAACACACAGTAAAACGCAATATAGTGAAGAATACCACTCTTTCGTAAACGGACAAAACACAACGCAGGGAGGAACGCACTTAGCGGCTTACCGTGAGGCCGTTGTAAAAACAATTCGTGAGTTTTACAATAAGAATTTCGAAGCATCAGATGTTCGTAAATCAATTGTAAGTGCGATTAGTATTAAAGTGATGGAACCGGTTTTTGAGTCTCAAACCAAAACAAAATTAGGTTCTACCGATATGGGTTCAGACGATGGAACTCCACCGGTTTCTGTACGTACGTTTGTAAACGATTTTATCAAAACCAAATTAGATAATTATTTACACAAAAACCCGCAGACAGCTGAAGCTTTACTGCGTAAAATTCTTCAGGCTGAGCGTGAAAGAAAAGAATTATCCGGAATTAGAAAACTGGCAACAGACCGTGCTAAAAAAGCCAATCTGCATAATAAAAAATTAAGGGACTGCCGTGCGCATTTACCTGATACCAAAAACCCGAGAAACTTAGAAAGTACGCTTTTTATCACCGAGGGTGATTCTGCTTCCGGATCGATTACTAAGTCGCGTGATGTGAATACGCAAGCCGTTTTCAGTTTGCGTGGTAAGCCTCTGAATTCATACGGAATGAGTAAAAAAATCGTGTATGAAAACGAAGAATTCAACTTACTTCAGGCAGCATTGGATATCGAAGATGGCTTAGAAAAACTGCGCTATAACAACATTGTAATCGCAACCGATGCCGATGTCGACGGAATGCACATTCGTTTGCTTTTAATTACGTTCTTTTTACAGTTTTTTCCTGAATTAATCAAAGAAGGACATTTGTATATTTTACAAACGCCGCTTTTCAGGGTTCGAAATAAAAAAGAAACGATTTACTGTTATTCTGAAGAAGAAAGAAAAGAAGCTATCGAAAAACTAAAACCAAAACCGGAAATCACGCGATTTAAAGGTTTGGGGGAGATTTCACCAGATGAGTTTAAAAACTTTATTGGAGATACGATCCGACTTGATCCGGTTATGATGGATAAAAATACTTCGATTGAGCAATTGTTATCTTTCTATATGGGGAAAAACACTCCGGATCGACAGGATTTTATCATCAAGAATCTGAAGGTTGAGATTGATGAATTGGAAGATGCCACTATTTAA
- the pncB gene encoding nicotinate phosphoribosyltransferase, whose amino-acid sequence METTFLKSILDNDFYKFTMQHAVIRLFPKARVRYGFINRGKHIFPPGFSDLLRKSVDAMADLRLTKDEKNYLSHYCPYLDPIYLDFLQGYSYDPSEVHIIQEGSEIKVTIEGYWYRTILWEVPLMALISELFYKSNLLIRLNDDAIKELTKNKIDNYNNLGVSVLEFGTRRRHSYDVHHLINETLRTYGSGSFLGTSNVHFAMINNRRPLGTHAHEWFMFHAAQYGFKMANSISLEHWTQVYGGDLGIALTDTYTTNIFFSQFDKKYSKLFDGVRHDSGDPIEFAQKVISHYTKMGIDPKSKAIVFSDSLNFEKVKRIVDFCQDKIKMSFGIGTNFTNDVGLPAMNMVIKLTDTKPDNTHWQGVVKLSDEKNKNTGTSEMIDLAKQVLGIK is encoded by the coding sequence ATGGAAACAACTTTTTTGAAATCGATCTTAGATAATGATTTCTATAAATTTACGATGCAGCACGCTGTAATCAGGCTTTTTCCAAAAGCCAGGGTACGCTATGGTTTTATCAATCGGGGGAAACATATTTTCCCGCCAGGTTTTTCGGATTTGCTTCGAAAATCGGTTGACGCAATGGCAGACCTGAGATTAACCAAAGACGAAAAGAATTATTTATCACACTACTGTCCATATCTCGACCCTATTTATTTAGATTTTCTTCAAGGATATAGCTACGATCCATCTGAAGTGCACATTATTCAGGAAGGCTCAGAAATCAAAGTTACTATTGAAGGCTATTGGTATCGTACTATTTTATGGGAAGTGCCATTGATGGCTTTAATTTCTGAACTCTTTTATAAATCAAATCTTTTAATACGTTTAAATGACGACGCCATAAAAGAACTGACTAAAAACAAAATTGACAATTACAATAATCTTGGTGTTTCTGTTTTGGAATTTGGCACCAGACGCCGTCATTCTTACGATGTGCATCATTTAATAAATGAAACACTCAGAACTTACGGTTCCGGAAGCTTCCTGGGAACCAGTAATGTACATTTTGCAATGATCAACAACCGCAGACCTTTAGGTACCCACGCACACGAATGGTTTATGTTTCATGCTGCACAGTACGGTTTTAAAATGGCTAATTCGATCAGCCTGGAACACTGGACTCAGGTTTACGGAGGCGACCTTGGAATCGCTTTGACAGATACCTACACAACAAACATATTTTTTAGTCAATTCGATAAAAAATATTCCAAACTTTTTGATGGTGTACGACATGATAGCGGCGATCCGATAGAATTTGCTCAAAAAGTAATTTCACATTATACCAAAATGGGCATTGATCCAAAATCGAAAGCGATTGTTTTCTCCGATTCGTTAAATTTCGAAAAGGTAAAAAGAATCGTCGATTTCTGTCAAGACAAAATAAAAATGTCATTCGGAATTGGAACCAATTTCACTAATGACGTTGGACTTCCTGCAATGAATATGGTTATAAAATTAACAGATACGAAACCTGATAATACACATTGGCAAGGTGTTGTAAAACTCTCTGACGAAAAAAATAAAAACACGGGAACATCTGAAATGATTGATTTAGCCAAACAAGTACTCGGAATCAAGTAG
- a CDS encoding transglutaminase domain-containing protein, with product MKFKQFVFAFIFLNVITLHLSYSQKLNAIDGIVLKYPKSFDSTEELAQKIDKDFNSDYDKARAIYSWIAFNIKYDYDAFLNPPGSMRFSYRNEAEKQKKIQEFNNQILQKAFKSKKAVCEGFTLLFQHLTGLVGIKSEIIKGDSKTRLADIGRKSTSSNHAWNIVLIDGKWRLVDVTWGQGYYDSSKGRMVKDFDPAYFDTEPDYFFAKHFPDSGTFLGKKLNKEDFLNGPLIYNKTIEGDNKIITPESGILEVNNGDKITFLIKNISKSDTLYYLNKKNQPVRITNSKEKRNGLEFQVTFDNTIGNYITFYLDTNSIASFKVIQK from the coding sequence TGTCCTGAAATATCCTAAAAGTTTTGACAGCACCGAAGAATTAGCTCAAAAAATCGACAAGGATTTCAACTCAGATTATGATAAGGCAAGAGCCATTTACAGCTGGATAGCATTTAACATAAAATATGATTATGATGCTTTTTTAAACCCTCCTGGATCAATGCGTTTTTCTTATCGGAATGAAGCAGAAAAGCAAAAGAAAATACAAGAGTTTAACAACCAAATACTTCAAAAGGCTTTCAAATCGAAAAAAGCAGTCTGCGAAGGTTTTACCCTTTTATTTCAGCATTTGACTGGATTAGTTGGAATTAAATCAGAAATTATCAAAGGAGATTCAAAGACAAGACTCGCAGATATTGGCAGAAAGAGCACTTCTTCCAATCATGCATGGAACATCGTTTTAATTGATGGAAAATGGAGATTAGTTGACGTTACCTGGGGACAAGGTTATTATGACAGCAGTAAGGGCAGAATGGTAAAAGATTTTGATCCGGCCTATTTTGATACAGAACCGGATTACTTTTTTGCAAAACATTTTCCTGATTCAGGTACTTTTCTTGGGAAGAAATTAAACAAAGAGGACTTTCTAAATGGTCCTTTAATTTACAACAAAACAATCGAAGGAGACAATAAAATAATAACTCCTGAATCCGGAATCCTTGAGGTCAATAATGGTGATAAAATAACTTTTTTGATCAAAAACATTTCAAAGTCAGATACGCTTTATTACCTCAATAAAAAGAACCAGCCTGTCAGGATAACAAACTCAAAAGAGAAAAGAAACGGTTTAGAATTTCAGGTTACTTTTGATAATACTATCGGAAATTATATTACATTTTATCTGGATACAAATAGCATTGCTTCTTTTAAAGTAATTCAAAAATAA